The following are encoded in a window of Streptomyces sp. SAT1 genomic DNA:
- a CDS encoding S1 family peptidase: MKHRRIPARRATMATAGIAALVVAGVTFQSANASEPDAAPTARALSAPTAGKLASTLVKDLGTDRTAGVYYDARSGHLVVNVLDKAAARTVERAGARARVVAHTLAELDGARTTLAKRATIPGTSWSTDPVSGKVAVTADRTVSPAAWAKLSKVVAGLGDKAELKRSKGEFKPFVAGGDAITGSGGRCSLGFNVVKDGQPYFLTAGHCTEAISTWSDADGTVIGSNERSSFPGDDFGLVKYTASVDHPSAVDLYDGSTQPITKAGEATVGEQVTRSGSTTHVHTGTVTGLDATVNYSEGTVSGLIQTDVCAEPGDSGGSLFDGDTALGLTSGGSGDCSSGGETFFQPVTEALSATGAEIG; encoded by the coding sequence GCCGGAGTCACTTTCCAGAGTGCGAACGCCAGTGAGCCGGACGCCGCCCCCACGGCCCGCGCGCTGTCGGCCCCCACGGCCGGAAAACTCGCCTCGACCCTGGTCAAGGACCTCGGGACCGACCGCACGGCGGGCGTGTACTACGACGCCCGCTCCGGTCACCTCGTGGTCAACGTGCTCGACAAGGCCGCGGCGCGGACCGTCGAGCGGGCGGGGGCCAGGGCCAGAGTCGTCGCGCACACCCTCGCCGAACTGGACGGCGCCCGTACGACGCTGGCGAAGCGGGCGACCATACCGGGCACCTCGTGGTCGACCGACCCCGTCAGCGGCAAGGTCGCGGTCACCGCCGACAGAACGGTCTCCCCGGCCGCCTGGGCGAAGCTGTCCAAGGTCGTCGCGGGCCTGGGCGACAAGGCCGAACTCAAGCGGTCGAAGGGGGAGTTCAAGCCCTTCGTCGCGGGCGGTGACGCCATCACCGGATCGGGCGGGCGCTGTTCGCTCGGGTTCAACGTGGTCAAGGACGGGCAGCCGTACTTCCTCACCGCGGGCCACTGCACCGAGGCCATCTCCACCTGGTCGGACGCCGACGGCACCGTGATCGGCAGCAACGAGCGCTCCAGCTTCCCCGGGGACGACTTCGGCCTGGTGAAGTACACGGCCTCCGTCGACCATCCCAGCGCGGTCGACCTCTACGACGGGTCCACGCAGCCGATCACCAAGGCGGGCGAGGCGACCGTCGGCGAGCAGGTGACCCGCAGCGGCTCGACGACCCACGTCCACACCGGCACGGTCACCGGTCTGGACGCCACGGTGAACTACTCCGAGGGCACCGTCAGCGGCCTCATCCAGACCGATGTGTGCGCCGAGCCCGGGGACAGCGGCGGTTCGCTGTTCGACGGCGACACCGCGCTCGGTCTGACCTCCGGCGGCAGCGGTGACTGCTCCTCCGGCGGCGAGACCTTCTTCCAGCCGGTCACCGAGGCACTGTCGGCGACCGGCGCCGAGATCGGCTGA